A genomic stretch from Cumulibacter manganitolerans includes:
- the rplL gene encoding 50S ribosomal protein L7/L12: MAKLSSEELLSQFEEMTLLELSEFVKAFEEKFDVTAAAPVAVAGAAVAGGAGGDAGAAAEEKDEFDVILESAGEKKIQVIKEVRTLTSLGLKEAKDLVDGAPKPVLEKVNKEAADKAKEALEGAGATVSVK, translated from the coding sequence ATGGCGAAGCTGTCGTCCGAGGAGCTGCTGTCGCAGTTCGAGGAAATGACCCTGCTCGAGCTCTCGGAGTTCGTGAAGGCGTTCGAGGAGAAGTTCGACGTCACCGCGGCCGCTCCGGTCGCCGTTGCCGGTGCCGCTGTCGCGGGTGGCGCTGGCGGCGACGCCGGTGCCGCTGCCGAGGAGAAGGATGAGTTCGACGTCATCCTCGAGTCGGCCGGCGAGAAGAAGATCCAGGTCATCAAGGAGGTCCGCACCCTGACCTCGCTCGGCCTGAAGGAGGCCAAGGACCTGGTCGACGGTGCCCCGAAGCCCGTCCTCGAGAAGGTCAACAAGGAAGCTGCCGACAAGGCGAAGGAAGCCCTCGAGGGCGCCGGCGCCACCGTCTCGGTCAAGTAG
- the rplJ gene encoding 50S ribosomal protein L10, with translation MANEEKTAAVKEITDSFTASNAVVLTEYRGLSVAKMTELRRALGADTTYTVVKNTLTKIAAKDAGLELDDELLTGPTAIAFIRGDAAAAAKGLKEFTKDNPLLVIKGGVLEGKTLSVDEVKKIADLEPREVLLAKLAGAMKGNLTKAAVVFNALPTKMAQLAEALKEKKPADAAPAAEAPAEASADAPAEAPAEA, from the coding sequence ATGGCAAACGAAGAGAAGACTGCCGCCGTCAAGGAGATCACGGACAGCTTCACCGCGTCGAACGCCGTGGTGCTGACCGAGTACCGCGGTCTGTCGGTGGCGAAGATGACCGAGCTGCGCCGGGCGCTGGGCGCCGACACGACCTACACCGTCGTGAAGAACACCCTGACCAAGATCGCCGCCAAGGACGCCGGCCTCGAGCTCGACGACGAGCTTCTCACCGGTCCGACCGCCATCGCGTTCATCCGCGGTGACGCGGCCGCGGCGGCCAAGGGCCTCAAGGAGTTCACGAAGGACAACCCGCTCCTGGTCATCAAGGGCGGTGTCCTCGAGGGCAAGACGCTGTCGGTGGACGAGGTCAAGAAGATCGCCGACCTCGAGCCGCGTGAGGTGCTGCTGGCGAAGCTGGCCGGCGCCATGAAGGGCAACCTGACCAAGGCCGCCGTCGTGTTCAACGCGCTGCCGACCAAGATGGCCCAGCTTGCCGAGGCCCTCAAGGAGAAGAAGCCCGCCGACGCAGCCCCGGCTGCCGAGGCTCCCGCGGAGGCCTCGGCCGACGCACCCGCCGAAGCCCCGGCCGAGGCCTAA
- a CDS encoding IclR family transcriptional regulator domain-containing protein: MASGDSEDYVRSFARGLRVIEAMGRRSGPMSIAELTEATGLPRSAVRRFVMTLSGLGYIRSIRGAYSLTPRVLRLGMSYLHSLPAWRNTERVLEDLCAEVSQSCAMSVLDGDEIVYVARVHTRRILSMSPVIGSRLPAYAVSMGRVLLAELDDDALADYLQSVEIVQRTAVTTTDRAALRSAIEAVRTNGYAWVDRQLDDSICGIAVPVRGFDHGISAAINVSLPAGEFDEATAVREFLSPLRQAAAAIRALSRQ, translated from the coding sequence ATGGCAAGTGGTGACAGCGAGGACTACGTGCGCAGCTTCGCGCGTGGGCTGCGCGTCATCGAGGCGATGGGCCGGCGTTCCGGCCCGATGAGCATCGCGGAGCTGACCGAGGCCACGGGGTTGCCGCGGAGTGCGGTACGTCGCTTCGTGATGACGCTCAGCGGCCTCGGCTACATTCGGTCGATCCGCGGCGCCTACTCGCTGACGCCGCGGGTTCTGCGATTGGGTATGTCGTATCTGCATTCGCTGCCCGCGTGGCGCAATACCGAGCGGGTGCTGGAAGACCTCTGTGCCGAGGTGTCGCAGTCGTGCGCCATGTCGGTGCTCGACGGCGATGAGATCGTGTACGTCGCTCGAGTGCATACGCGCCGGATTCTCTCGATGAGCCCGGTCATCGGCAGCCGGTTGCCGGCGTACGCCGTCTCGATGGGCCGGGTCCTGCTGGCCGAGCTCGACGATGACGCACTGGCCGACTACCTCCAGAGCGTCGAGATCGTCCAGCGGACGGCCGTGACGACGACCGATCGCGCGGCGTTGCGATCGGCCATCGAGGCGGTACGGACGAACGGCTACGCCTGGGTCGACCGTCAGCTTGATGATTCGATCTGTGGCATCGCCGTCCCGGTGCGCGGATTCGACCATGGCATCTCGGCGGCTATCAATGTGAGCCTTCCCGCGGGCGAGTTCGACGAGGCGACCGCCGTGCGCGAATTCCTGTCGCCGTTGCGACAGGCCGCCGCGGCGATCCGGGCACTCAGCCGGCAATGA
- a CDS encoding MaoC family dehydratase: protein MVEAAEQSFKTDHGFTTDFWATNAARKSWDDIVPGEPRATIPYTLTLEAIQRYCRSVGDLHPLYFDEQYAAASKYGGLIAPPSIHILLMFACTPADDWMRSPGTINAGQSWTYNVPARPGDEIRLEARALDKFIRKGRLFVVHDNVFFNQNSEVICAGRGQTIRPS, encoded by the coding sequence ATGGTCGAAGCCGCTGAACAATCCTTCAAGACCGATCACGGATTCACGACCGACTTCTGGGCGACGAATGCCGCTCGCAAGTCGTGGGATGACATCGTGCCGGGCGAGCCGCGCGCGACCATCCCCTACACCCTGACGCTGGAGGCCATCCAGCGATACTGCCGATCCGTCGGCGACCTGCATCCGCTGTACTTCGACGAGCAGTACGCCGCCGCATCGAAGTACGGGGGGCTCATCGCTCCGCCGTCGATCCACATCCTGCTGATGTTCGCATGCACGCCGGCCGACGACTGGATGCGCAGCCCAGGAACGATCAACGCCGGGCAGAGCTGGACCTACAACGTCCCCGCTCGCCCGGGCGACGAGATCCGGCTCGAGGCCCGCGCGCTCGACAAGTTCATTCGCAAGGGGCGCCTGTTCGTCGTACACGACAACGTCTTCTTCAACCAGAACAGCGAAGTCATCTGCGCCGGCCGCGGCCAGACGATCCGGCCGAGCTAG
- a CDS encoding MaoC family dehydratase, with amino-acid sequence MNPTLPAIGDVIDGAPFEVSRESIRDFCDGSLDYNPLHWDDEYMKGAFGKTQFNGIIMHGMNNFGIISRMLTDWAYERGATSRRIETRWKAPVYPGDTIVPRGTVRDLTPTRDGVWVSIDVQVTNQNGEAVAVGEALVECLPESTPG; translated from the coding sequence ATGAATCCCACACTCCCGGCCATCGGCGACGTCATCGACGGCGCACCGTTCGAGGTCTCCCGCGAGTCGATCCGCGACTTCTGCGACGGCTCGCTCGACTACAACCCCCTGCATTGGGACGACGAGTACATGAAAGGGGCGTTCGGCAAGACCCAGTTCAACGGCATCATCATGCACGGAATGAACAACTTCGGGATCATTTCTCGGATGTTGACCGACTGGGCCTACGAACGCGGCGCGACCAGCCGCCGCATCGAGACGCGGTGGAAGGCGCCGGTCTACCCCGGCGACACGATCGTCCCGCGCGGCACCGTACGCGATCTGACCCCCACCCGAGACGGGGTCTGGGTATCCATCGACGTCCAGGTGACGAACCAGAACGGCGAAGCGGTCGCGGTCGGTGAGGCACTCGTCGAGTGCCTACCCGAGAGCACTCCAGGCTGA